Part of the Caballeronia sp. SL2Y3 genome is shown below.
CTTCGTCGGTGCCGAGCAGGAACATGCGGTTGCCGCCGTCGAGCCATGCGGGCGGAATCTTGACGTAGTCGCGATACTGCTCGATCGGGCTATGCGGCGCGATCAACGGCGCGAAGATCGCGATGAACAGCAGCACGAGCACGATGATGCCCGCCGCCACCGCGCCGCGATTGCGCGAGAAGTTCGCCCAGAACTCGCGCGCCGCGACGATGCGGCCGGACGGCGGCGTCAATGCGCCGGGCGGGATATTGTTTTGAACGTCAGCCATTCGTTATGCCTCGCGCCGAACCGCCTCGAATGAGGCATGCGCCCCCTTGGGGGGGCAGCGAACAAGTGTGAGCGTAGGGGACCATGTTTCCTCAGCGAGTATGGCGAATGCGCGGATTCAACACGCCGTACAACAGATCGACGACCAGATTCACGACGATCACGAGCGTCGCGATCATCAGAATGCCGCCTTGCACGACCGGATAGTCGCGGCGCGAAATGGCGTCGATGAGCCACTTGCCGACGCCCGGCCACGAGAACAGCGTCTCGGTCAGCACCGCGCCCGCGAGCAGCGTGCCGACCTGCAACCCGATCACGGTCACGACCGGAATCAGCGCGTTGCGCAGCGCGTGCACGACGACCACGCGCAGCGGCGAAAGGCCCTTCGCGCGCGCCGTGCGGATGTAGTCCTCGCGCAGCACTTCGAGCATCGACGAGCGCGTCATGCGCGCGACGACCGCGAGCGGAATCGTGCCGAGCACGATGGTCGGCAGGATCAGATGCGAAAGCGCCGAGGTGAACGCGCCTTCATCGCTCGAAAAGAGCGAGTCGATCAGCATGAAGCCCGTGACGTGCGGAATGTCGTATTCCACCGCGATGCGGCCCGAGACAGGCGTCCAGCCGAGCTTCGCCGAGAAGAACATGATGAGGATCAAGCCCCACCAGAAGATCGGCATGGAATAGCCGGTAAGCGCCGTGCCCATGACGCCGTGATCGACCGCCGTGCCGCGCTTGAGCGCCGCCGCCACGCCCGCCGGCAAGCCGACGACGAGCGCGAAGATCATCGCGCAGATGGAGAGCTCGACGGTCGCCGGAAAGCGCGCCATGAATTCGCCCATCACGCTCGTATTCGTGATGATGGACGTGCCGAGATCGCCCTTGAGCGCATGGCCGACATAGTGAAAATATTGAAGCGGCAGCGGCTGGTCCAGCCCGAGGCGCTTCATGGCTTCGGCGTGGGCCGCCGGGTCCACGCCCCGTTCGCCCATCATGACTTCGATGGGATCGCCCGGGATCAGGTGGATGAGCGCGAACGCGAGAATCGTAATGCCGATGAACGTCGGTATCACCATTCCTATGCGTCGCAAAACGAATCGGAACATGATCGCCCTTTGGTTCGTTCTTGGGGATAAATACGCTACCGGCGGCCGGATCGTTTCGACCCGCGCCGCCGGACGTGTTTCGACTAGTTATGGTTTAGTGCAAAAAGCATTCGGCCAGCAAGACTTACTGCAGGCCGACGCCATCGAAACGCACATAGCCGAGCGGCTCGATCTTCATGTTCGTCACCTTCTTGCTGACCGGCTGATAGACGGTCGAATGCGCGATCGGCGAGAACGGCAGTTGTTGCGCGAAGATCTGCTGCGCGTCGGTGTACGCCTTCGTGCGCGCGCCGACATCGGTGGTCGAGCGGCCCTTCACGACGAGATCGTCGAACGGCTTGTAGCACCACTTCGAGAAGTTGCTGCCCTTCACCGCGTCGCAGCCGAGCAGCGTGCCGAGCCAGTTGTCAGGGTCGCCGTTGTCGCCCGTCCAGCCGATCAAGAGCGCGTCGTGTTCGCCTGCGTGCGCACGCTTCAGATACTCGCCCCACTCGTACGACACGATGTTCGCCTTCACGCCGATCTTCGCCCAGTCGGCCTGAATCATCTCGGCCATCAGACGCGCGTTCGGGTTGTAGGCGCGCTGCACGGGCATGGCCCACAGCGTGATCTCGAAGCCGTTCGGGAAACCCGCTTTGCCAAGCAGTTGCTTCGCCTTCGCGGTGTCGTACGCGTTCGCCTTCAGGTTCTTGTCGTAGGACCACTGCGTCGGCGGCATCGGTGCGGTGGCCGGCTGGCCCGCGCCCTGATACACGGAATCGATGATCGCCTTCTTGTTGATCGCCATGTCGAGCGCGCGGCGCACGTCGGCGTTGCCGAGATTGCTCTTCGTCACGTTATATGCAACGTAGCCTTCGTTGAAGCCGGCCTGCGACGGCGTATCCACGTTCGATGCCGACTTCAGCGCCGCGATATCGCCCGGGCGCGGATAGCTCATCACCTGGCACTCGTTGCTCTTCAGCTTCTGCACGCGCACGGCGGCGTCCGGCGTGATCGAGAAAATCAGCTTGGAAATCTGCACCGCGTTCGGCTTCCAGTAGTCCGGATTGCCGTCGAAGCGGATGGTCGCGTCCTTCGTATAGCTGCGGAAGATAAACGGGCCGGTGCCGAGCGGATACTGGTTGATGTCCGCGGCCTTGCCGTCCTTCAGCAACTTGTCCGCGTATTCGGCGGAGAGAATGGAGGCGTACTCCATCGCCATGTTCTGAATGAACGGCGCGCTCACTTCCTTCAGCGTGAACTTGACGGTGTACGGGTCGACTTTTTCGATCTTCGAGATCAGCTTGTCGAGGCCCAGGTCCGTGAAGTACGGGAACTGCACGTTGTACGCCTTGCGGAACGGCTGGTTCGGGTCGAGCATGCGGTTGAACGTGAAGAGCACGTCGTCCGCGTTGAATTCGCGCGTCGGCTTGAAGTAGGACGTCGTCTGGAACTTCACGCCGTGACGCAGATGGAACGTGTACGTCAGGCCGTCCGGCGAGACTTCCCACTTTTCCGCAAGACCCGGTTCCACTTTCGTGCCGCCGCGCTCGAATTCGACGAGGCGGTTGTAGACGGTGAAGGTGTTCGCGGTGAAATCGGTGCCGGTGGTGTACTGCGCGGGATCGAAACCGGCGGGGCTGCCTTCCGAGCAGTAGACAAGCGTCTTGTTCGGGATTGCCGCGTTCGCGGCGCTCGCCACGAAAAGCGTTGCCGTGGCGACGGCGCCCATGAGCGCCGACATGCGGGCGACTCGCAACAGGCCATTTTTCTTCATGTTTCCTCCAAGTCAATGCCAGCTTTTGGCCGGCGTAGCGCGATCTTACTTGATCGCGTCCACCGCCTTGTTAGCGGACGAAAAAACCGGGCGCAACACTAGCACGAACAAATATGACGTGGGGAGACAGTTTTTCCCGCGATGCGGGCGATGGCGCCGACGCCAGGTATGCGCGTCAGGCCATCCGGGGAAGAAGCTGAAGAAAAGCGCGAACAATCGCGCGAGAAGGATGATATGGGCGTCGCGGGCTCAGTGCGCCGGCTTGGGAGCGGGCGGCGTGCTATCGCCGTTCGATGCGCTTTTGTTCGCCTCGGCCGCTGCTAGCCTGAGACGCACGCGTTCGAGGAACGCGGCCGTGGCGATGGCCCCTATCCGATTTTCTTCTGGCGTTGGTTCCTGTTTCAATTCCCGGTTGAAGAAGCGCCCCACATGGCTGTTGGGATGCCAGTAGTTGCGCACGTGCGGGCTACCGAGCAAATGGTCGCAGCCGAATAGTTGAACGATCACCCACTGCAGCGCATGATCTTCGCCTCCAACGAGGCGATATGCCTCGTCTTCGGGAAAGCCGCCTATGAGATTGAACATATCGCGGCGAATGACCAGGCTGCTGCTGATGGCCATACTCTGTATGAGCGCAATACTGTCGAACCACTCGTACGCATAGACCTCTGCCGGATAGCCGACGAATTGCACTTTGAGCCTGATCGCGGGCCTTTCGCGATGCTCGCGCAAATATCTGACGGCGATTGTGAGTGCCGATGGCAGATATTCGTCGTCGGCATCGAGAAAGGCGAGTACCGGCAGCGTGGCGTGCTCGACGCCGGCATTGCGCGCCCGAGCCGCGCCGCTGTTCTCCCGCAGCCTCAGCAATTCAACGCGTGGATCCTTCATTGCGAAGAACTGCGCGACCTGAGCCGACTTGTCCTGCGAGGCGTCGTCCACGACGATGATCTGCCCAACTTCCGGCTGCTTAAGGCAACTTTCCAACGCACGACTGAGCGTTCTCACAGCATTGAAGCAAGGAACGACAACTGATACGCACTGCGTGGGCCATTCGAGCATTACGTACTCCGATTCATTCGATATCCTGTTTATCGCATTAGCCTGGCAGCGACCAAATCTCAAAATTCCGAAAATCGATCCGATACTTGGGACGCGTCGTTTCGACCGCGAAGACGCGAAAAGACTTGCGCGCTCTGTTCAACGGAGGGAAAGAAAGAACCGCGCGGCGAGCGCCGCGCGGGTGATGCAAGAAACGCGAGATTCAGGCGCTCTGAAAACCGAGCCGTTCGCAGATCGTCCTGGTCGCGGCCGCGCCGTTGAGCGTGTAGAAATGCAGGCCGGGCGCGCCGTCGTCGATCAGGCGGCGGCACAAGCCCGTCACCACGTCGAGACCGAATTCGCGAATGGACTCGCGATCGTCGCCGTAGCTTTCCAGACGCCGCGCAATCCACCTCGGCACTTCCGCGCCGCACATGTCGGAGAAGCGCATGAGCTGCGAGAAGTTCGTGATCGGCATGATGCCCGGCGTGATGGGCACGTCCACGCCCAGCTTCCTCGCTTCGCCGACGAACCGGAAATACGCGTCCGCGTTGAAGAAGTACTGCGTGATCGCGGCGTTCGCGCCCGCCTTCACCTTGCGCGCGAAGTTCTCCATATCGGCGCGCGGCGAACGCGCTTGCGGGTGAAACTCCGGATACGCGGCCACCTCGATATGGAACCAGTCGCCGTGCTCCTGGCGAATGAACGCGACCAGTTCCGACGCATAACGCAATTCGCCGAATTCGCCCATGCCCGAAGGCAGGTCGCCGCGCAACGCGACGATATGGCGAATGCCGTGCTCGCGGTACGCGCCGAGAATCGCGCGCAGGCTTTCACGCGACGAGCCGATGCACGACAGATGCGGCGCGGCCTGCAAGCCTTCGGCCGCCATTTCGAGCACGGTGTCGAGCGTGCCTTGCTGCGTGGAGCCACCCGCGCCGAACGTCACGGAGACGAACTTCGGCGCGAGCTTCGCGAGCTCCGCGCGGGAAGCGCGCAGCTTCTGCACGCCTTCCTGCGTCTTCGGCGGGAAAAACTCGAATGAGAGTTCGATGGGTTTCATGATGATGTGTGCGCACGAAGCGCGGCGGCTAGCCGAAATTGCGCTGCCCGAACACGAGCGCCGACAGAAGCCACGACACGATGCTGTACAGAATCGAGCCGAAGAACGCCGACCAGAAACCCGAGACCTCGAAGCCCTTCAGCAGCGACGAGCACAGCCAGAAGCACAGCGCATTCACCACGAGGATGAAGAGCCCGAGCGTGAGGATGGTCACCGGCAACGTCAGGATGATGAGAACCGGACGCAGCACGGCGTTGATCAGCCCGAGCACCACCGCGACGATCAGCGCCGTGCCGAAACTGCGAATGTGAATGGACGGCACGAGATAGGTGATGATCAGAAGCGCGAGCGCATTGATCAGCCATGTCAGCAGCACGGTCATCGAGGATTCTCCGGTTTGTCGTCGTTCGGGCAAAGCGCGGCGCGGATGCATGCGCATCCGCGCCGGCCCCGCCGCCGCGTGCGATTAATAGCGGTAGTGGTTCGGCTTGAACGGACCGTTCTTGTCGACGCCGATATAGCCTGCCTGTTCGTCCGACAGCACGGTCAGTTCCGCGCCGATGCGGCCCAGATGCAGGCGCGCGACCTTCTCGTCCAGATGCTTCGGCAGCACGTACACTTTGTTCTCGTACTTGTCGCCTTGCGTGAAAAGTTCGATCTGGGCGAGCGTCTGGTTCGTGAACGAGTTCGACATGACGAACGACGGATGGCCCGTCGCGCAGCCGAGGTTCACCAGACGCCCTTCGGCCAAGAGAATGATGCGCTTGCCGTCCGGGAAGATGATGTGATCGACCTGCGGCTTGATGTTGTCCCACGTGTACTGGCGCGTGGAGGCAACGTCGATTTCCGAATCGAAGTGACCGATGTTGCAGACGATCGCGTTATTGCGCATCGCCTTCATGTGGTCGTGGTTGATGACGTGGTAGTTGCCGGTCGCCGTCACGAAGATGTCGGCCTTGTCGGCGGCGTATTCCATCGTCACGACGCGGTAGCCTTCCATCGCCGCTTGCAGCGCGCAGATCGGATCGATTTCCGTGACCCACACCGTTGCGCCCAGACCGCGCAGCGATTGCGCGCAGCCCTTGCCCACGTCGCCGTAACCGGCCACGACCGCGATCTTGCCCGCGATCATCACGTCGGTCGCGCGCTTGATGCCGTCCACGAGCGACTCGCGGCAGCCGTACAGGTTGTCGAACTTCGACTTCGTGACCGAATCGTTCACGTTGATGGCCGGGAACGGCAGGCGGCCGTCCTTTTCCATCTGATACAGACGATGCACGCCCGTGGTCGTTTCTTCCGTCACGCCCTGAATATGCGCGAGGCGCGTGGAGTACCACGTCGGATCGGCGTCGAGGTGACGCGAAATCGACTTGTACAGCGCGACTTCTTCCTCGTTCGTCGGCTTGGCGATGACCGAGCGGTCTTTCTCCGCCTTCGAGCCGAGAATCAGGAGCAGCGTGGCATCGCCGCCGTCATCGAGAATCATGTTGGCGAATTCGCCGTTCGGCCATTCGAAAATGCGATGCGAGAATTCCCAGTACTCGTCGAGCGATTCGCCCTTGAACGCGAACACCGGCGTGCCGCCATCGGCGATTGCGGCGGCGGCGTGATCCTGCGTCGAGAAGATGTTGCACGACGCCCAGCGCACGTCCGCGCCCAGCGCCTTCAGCGTTTCGATGAGCACGCCGGTCTGAATGGTCATGTGCAGCGAGCCCGCGACGCGCGCGCCCTTGAGCGGCTGCTGCGCCTTGTATTCTTCGCGGATCTGCACGAGGCCGGGCATTTCCGTCTCGGCGATGTCGAGTTCCTTGCGGCCCCATGCGGCGAGCGACATGTCGGCGACAACGAAATCCTGGGTATTGTTGGAATCGAGAACTGCGGCGTTCATCACGCCCTCCTTTCTAAAAAAGACTAGAAATGTTGACGTGAGCGCCGTTCGAATGCGGTGGCTCGGCGGGCGCTTTCAAAGGCGCTTTGGGACCATCCGGATTGAATGCCACCGAGCCTGGCGGATGAGCTTTTTGCAAGCCGCTCAACCGTCGCAACGCTCCTCGGGGGCGAGGGACGATTGTAGCAAAGTCTTATTGGATCGTTTGCGTTTCAGCACACGCTGATTCAAATTCTCGACGCCGCGTGAGCCGCATTTTACCGATGCGCGCGCCTAGAACGGCAGCGCGGAGAGCGCGGGCGCGAGCAGCACCATCACGACGCCCGCGATCATCATCGTCAGGCTCGCGACTACGCCTTCTTCGCTGCCCAATTCGCGCGCTTTCGCCGTGCCGACGCCATGCGCCGCCGCGCCGAACAGCGCCCCGCGCGCGAGCCGCGTGCGCAGCGGCACGAGCGCGAGCACGATCTCGCCGAAGAGCATGCCGCAGACGCCGGTCGCGATCACGAAAAGCGCGGTGAGGTCTTTCGGCGCGTGGATCTTGTCGGAGACGGCGAGCGCGAACGGCGTGGACACCGAGCGCGTCGCGAGGCTGCGCTGCAATTCCGGCGACAGATGCAAGAGCTTGGCGAGCGCGAGCGATCCGCCCACGGCAACCAGAATGCCGACCGTGACGCCGACCGTCAGCGAAATCCAGTGGCGCTTCAGAAGCGCGCGGTACTCGTAGATCGGCACCGCGAACGCGACGGTCGCCGGGCCGAGCAGCCACATGAGCCAGCGCGTATCGGCGAAGTAGACCGAATACGGGATGCGCGCGGTCACGACGATCAGCGCGAGCACGGCGGGAGCCGAGAGCATCGGCGTGAGCCACGGGCTGCGGAATCGCGCGTAGAGACGCTTGGACGCGAAGTACAGCGCGACCGTCAGCACGAAGCAGCCGGCGGCGATCAGGCGCGCGGCGTCGTCGGCGAGGAGCGAGGCGTAGAAGTCGTGCATGGCGGTCGGCTCAGGCTCAGGCGCGCGCCGCGTGACGCGCGACGAGCGCCCGGCGCAACGCGAGACGGCGTTCGAGGCGCGCGGCGCGATCCACCGCGAACGCGACGGCCACCATCACCATCAACGTGCCCGCGACCACGACGAGCGCGAGCCGCCAGCCGTCTTCCATGAACAGGCCGCCGTACTGCACGGCCGCGACCGCTGCGGGGATGAAGAACAACAGCATGTCGCCGAGCAGCCAGTCGGCGCCCGCCTTCACCCAGCGCGGCGCGATGCCGCCGCAAAACAGCAGCGCGAGCAACGCGACCAGCCCGACCACGCCGCCCGGCACCGGCAACGCGAGCTTGCGCGCGACGAAATCGGCGACGAACCAGATCACCGCGATGCCGCCGGCCTGCAACGCGACGCGGGCGAACCGGCTCATAGCGGCGCGGGCAGTATTCGTGGTGCTTGCGTTCGAAAGGACGGCGGACATGGCGTTGTGGGCGATTAGGGTTAACCTGTAGCCGAGTATAGAGCCGTCGTTTGCATAATAAAAATGACTTAACCTTATCCGTTTCATTCCAATTCGGAATCCGGAGTCGATCATGGAATTGCGCGCGTTGCGGTATTTCGTCGAAGTCGTCAGACAGAAGAGCTTCACGGCTGCCGCCGAGCACATGTTCGTTACGCAGCCGACCATCAGCAAGATGGTGAAGGCGCTCGAAGACGAAGTCGGCTCGCCGCTGTTGTTGCGCGAAGGCCGGCAGATGGTGCTGACCGATGCCGGGCAGATCGTCTACCAACGCGGCGTGGACGTGCTCGCGGCGCACGCGCGGCTGGAGGCGGAACTCAACGACCTCGGCACGTTCGGGCGGGGAACGCTCACCATCGGCATTCCGCCGATGGGCGGCTCGCTTTTCACGCCGGCCATCGCGGCTTTCAGGCGGCGGTATCCGAAAGTCGAGCTGAAACTGTTCGAGCGCGGATCGAAGGCGATCGAGGCCGCGCTGATGGACGGGGAACTGGAACTGGGCGGCGTCCTGCAACCCGTCGATACCGAAATGTTCGACGTGCTGCCGGTGAGCCGTCAGTTGCTATGGCTCGTCGCGCCGAAAGGCGCGCGCTGGGAGGACGTGCGTGAAGTGCCGCTCGCCGATCTCGCCGCCGAGCCGTTCGTGTTCTATGGCGAAAGCCTCGCGCTCAACGATATCGTGATGAATGCGTGCCGCGCGGCGGGCTTCACGCCGACCATCGTCGGGCGAAGCGGGCATTGGGATTTCATGGCGGCGCTGGTGCAGGCGGGAATCGGCATCGCGCTGCTGCCTGCGCCGTATTGCCGACGCCTCGACACCGACGCGTTCACGTGCCGGCCGGTCGTCGCGCCGGAGATTCACTGGGACATGGCGCTCGGCTGGCGGCGCAACGGCTATCTGTCGCATGCGGCGCGAGCGTGGATCGAGGTTGCGCGGGAAGTGCTGCCCGCCAACCTCGATCAGGACTTCATGGCCGATGGTTTCGCGCGTACGCGTGGCAAGAAGGCGGGCGCGGGCGGCTGATCTTCGTTGCGAAGAAACGCCCCCGCATTGCTCGCCCGCTTAATTGACTTCCGTGAACTCGATGCGGCGATTCGCCATGCGGCCCGCCGGCGTCGAGTTGTCGGCGATCGGATTGACCTCGCCGAGACCCTCGGCCTTCAACGAATTCGCCGGGATGCCGTGCTTCAGGAGATAGCCGCGCACGGCTTCCGCGCGCTTCTTCGACAGTTCGACGTTCAGCGCCGCGCTGCCGGTGTTGTCGGAATAACCGGCGATGCGCAGCATGATCGGCGCGCCGTGCGCGTCGCAGTCTTTCAGTGCTTGCGCCGACTTCGCGAGCGCGGCCATCGC
Proteins encoded:
- a CDS encoding ABC transporter permease subunit; amino-acid sequence: MFRFVLRRIGMVIPTFIGITILAFALIHLIPGDPIEVMMGERGVDPAAHAEAMKRLGLDQPLPLQYFHYVGHALKGDLGTSIITNTSVMGEFMARFPATVELSICAMIFALVVGLPAGVAAALKRGTAVDHGVMGTALTGYSMPIFWWGLILIMFFSAKLGWTPVSGRIAVEYDIPHVTGFMLIDSLFSSDEGAFTSALSHLILPTIVLGTIPLAVVARMTRSSMLEVLREDYIRTARAKGLSPLRVVVVHALRNALIPVVTVIGLQVGTLLAGAVLTETLFSWPGVGKWLIDAISRRDYPVVQGGILMIATLVIVVNLVVDLLYGVLNPRIRHTR
- a CDS encoding ABC transporter substrate-binding protein, producing the protein MKKNGLLRVARMSALMGAVATATLFVASAANAAIPNKTLVYCSEGSPAGFDPAQYTTGTDFTANTFTVYNRLVEFERGGTKVEPGLAEKWEVSPDGLTYTFHLRHGVKFQTTSYFKPTREFNADDVLFTFNRMLDPNQPFRKAYNVQFPYFTDLGLDKLISKIEKVDPYTVKFTLKEVSAPFIQNMAMEYASILSAEYADKLLKDGKAADINQYPLGTGPFIFRSYTKDATIRFDGNPDYWKPNAVQISKLIFSITPDAAVRVQKLKSNECQVMSYPRPGDIAALKSASNVDTPSQAGFNEGYVAYNVTKSNLGNADVRRALDMAINKKAIIDSVYQGAGQPATAPMPPTQWSYDKNLKANAYDTAKAKQLLGKAGFPNGFEITLWAMPVQRAYNPNARLMAEMIQADWAKIGVKANIVSYEWGEYLKRAHAGEHDALLIGWTGDNGDPDNWLGTLLGCDAVKGSNFSKWCYKPFDDLVVKGRSTTDVGARTKAYTDAQQIFAQQLPFSPIAHSTVYQPVSKKVTNMKIEPLGYVRFDGVGLQ
- a CDS encoding glycosyltransferase family 2 protein, yielding MLEWPTQCVSVVVPCFNAVRTLSRALESCLKQPEVGQIIVVDDASQDKSAQVAQFFAMKDPRVELLRLRENSGAARARNAGVEHATLPVLAFLDADDEYLPSALTIAVRYLREHRERPAIRLKVQFVGYPAEVYAYEWFDSIALIQSMAISSSLVIRRDMFNLIGGFPEDEAYRLVGGEDHALQWVIVQLFGCDHLLGSPHVRNYWHPNSHVGRFFNRELKQEPTPEENRIGAIATAAFLERVRLRLAAAEANKSASNGDSTPPAPKPAH
- the metF gene encoding methylenetetrahydrofolate reductase [NAD(P)H], whose amino-acid sequence is MKPIELSFEFFPPKTQEGVQKLRASRAELAKLAPKFVSVTFGAGGSTQQGTLDTVLEMAAEGLQAAPHLSCIGSSRESLRAILGAYREHGIRHIVALRGDLPSGMGEFGELRYASELVAFIRQEHGDWFHIEVAAYPEFHPQARSPRADMENFARKVKAGANAAITQYFFNADAYFRFVGEARKLGVDVPITPGIMPITNFSQLMRFSDMCGAEVPRWIARRLESYGDDRESIREFGLDVVTGLCRRLIDDGAPGLHFYTLNGAAATRTICERLGFQSA
- a CDS encoding phage holin family protein; this translates as MTVLLTWLINALALLIITYLVPSIHIRSFGTALIVAVVLGLINAVLRPVLIILTLPVTILTLGLFILVVNALCFWLCSSLLKGFEVSGFWSAFFGSILYSIVSWLLSALVFGQRNFG
- the ahcY gene encoding adenosylhomocysteinase yields the protein MNAAVLDSNNTQDFVVADMSLAAWGRKELDIAETEMPGLVQIREEYKAQQPLKGARVAGSLHMTIQTGVLIETLKALGADVRWASCNIFSTQDHAAAAIADGGTPVFAFKGESLDEYWEFSHRIFEWPNGEFANMILDDGGDATLLLILGSKAEKDRSVIAKPTNEEEVALYKSISRHLDADPTWYSTRLAHIQGVTEETTTGVHRLYQMEKDGRLPFPAINVNDSVTKSKFDNLYGCRESLVDGIKRATDVMIAGKIAVVAGYGDVGKGCAQSLRGLGATVWVTEIDPICALQAAMEGYRVVTMEYAADKADIFVTATGNYHVINHDHMKAMRNNAIVCNIGHFDSEIDVASTRQYTWDNIKPQVDHIIFPDGKRIILLAEGRLVNLGCATGHPSFVMSNSFTNQTLAQIELFTQGDKYENKVYVLPKHLDEKVARLHLGRIGAELTVLSDEQAGYIGVDKNGPFKPNHYRY
- a CDS encoding LrgB family protein gives rise to the protein MHDFYASLLADDAARLIAAGCFVLTVALYFASKRLYARFRSPWLTPMLSAPAVLALIVVTARIPYSVYFADTRWLMWLLGPATVAFAVPIYEYRALLKRHWISLTVGVTVGILVAVGGSLALAKLLHLSPELQRSLATRSVSTPFALAVSDKIHAPKDLTALFVIATGVCGMLFGEIVLALVPLRTRLARGALFGAAAHGVGTAKARELGSEEGVVASLTMMIAGVVMVLLAPALSALPF
- a CDS encoding CidA/LrgA family protein — encoded protein: MSRFARVALQAGGIAVIWFVADFVARKLALPVPGGVVGLVALLALLFCGGIAPRWVKAGADWLLGDMLLFFIPAAVAAVQYGGLFMEDGWRLALVVVAGTLMVMVAVAFAVDRAARLERRLALRRALVARHAARA
- a CDS encoding LysR family transcriptional regulator translates to MELRALRYFVEVVRQKSFTAAAEHMFVTQPTISKMVKALEDEVGSPLLLREGRQMVLTDAGQIVYQRGVDVLAAHARLEAELNDLGTFGRGTLTIGIPPMGGSLFTPAIAAFRRRYPKVELKLFERGSKAIEAALMDGELELGGVLQPVDTEMFDVLPVSRQLLWLVAPKGARWEDVREVPLADLAAEPFVFYGESLALNDIVMNACRAAGFTPTIVGRSGHWDFMAALVQAGIGIALLPAPYCRRLDTDAFTCRPVVAPEIHWDMALGWRRNGYLSHAARAWIEVAREVLPANLDQDFMADGFARTRGKKAGAGG